The bacterium genome has a segment encoding these proteins:
- a CDS encoding DNA adenine methylase has protein sequence MHFLTVEAALFPELSLTSQAAGAPTHGVQYIGNKRKLLDWIREQIPEGVKTVVDAFAGGGSVSYMLKREGFQVHSNDSLHWPHHIARAILVNQTEQVTDEEIDALCQPNPKAGTFVRDHYKDKFWKPEIHGVIDEVRENVDALKGFKKDLALAALGATMLSARGWFPQFTTSKVSEDGYSPEQFHKRLGEVIRRLNSMVLDGPACTAQRLDVREFLPKVKADLAYFDPPYVTEFSAANYSANYHVVDAVMVKGEGRTPNADSVTRMEKTQGDLTKANIAAFFQEVFAAAEHIPDWILSYRDHSYPSEAELQEVFEKAGREFRLETKDFSYGSLAGKNRDKDPAKAKEYLFVGTAKKDEAAKPSKPDQPKEDDVKDKEPVDAAAIAAMAAAAADRTRMTARLVAGRVVAVAEAKSEGGEDHEIAFVLCHAGTNRNGDHFTVDELKAAAPSAAGVKINLKHGQKAQDIVGKTETAAFDDAEGGRVLCAGKLFTGSDELAAKARKLIHEDLITKVSMECSYAKGECSICGHTHVAVADRCEHLKKSKGQQLDGKDVYEILHGVTFTGAGLLEGYEPADPKADITSMAHEPDGLMRAVSYGGDVGSSKPETVRQVLIQQEIRDDLWRAWDAFHIVTNTLVDQFAAEAVTLEDTSTKIRQAASDTADRVIQILTTISKETGNMDPNKDQQASQKALKDMTHEELLKHAEELAGVNTDLTVKVQAAEDEKAKSAATKAAEALVVLMEKKGRAFADDAARKAEVERLAGLSDEARKAIEDTWSALPDKSGAPDKAAPTEEEAAAAAGGSAAAAAQGQLRANASTTPATEGDPAPKGLKDKLTDGFQAIYAERLASERGEISE, from the coding sequence ATGCACTTCCTGACTGTCGAAGCCGCCCTCTTCCCCGAGTTAAGCCTGACCTCCCAGGCCGCCGGGGCGCCGACGCATGGGGTCCAGTACATCGGGAACAAGCGCAAGCTGCTCGATTGGATCCGCGAGCAGATTCCCGAGGGCGTGAAGACCGTGGTGGACGCCTTCGCCGGCGGTGGCAGCGTGAGCTACATGTTGAAGCGCGAAGGCTTCCAGGTCCACTCCAACGACAGCCTGCACTGGCCCCACCACATCGCCCGGGCCATCCTCGTCAACCAGACCGAGCAAGTGACGGACGAGGAGATCGACGCCCTCTGCCAGCCCAACCCGAAGGCCGGCACCTTCGTTCGGGACCACTACAAGGACAAGTTCTGGAAGCCCGAGATCCATGGCGTCATCGACGAGGTACGGGAAAACGTCGATGCCCTGAAGGGTTTCAAGAAGGACCTGGCCCTGGCGGCCCTGGGGGCCACGATGCTCTCGGCCCGCGGCTGGTTTCCCCAGTTCACCACCAGCAAGGTCAGCGAGGACGGCTACAGCCCCGAGCAGTTCCACAAGCGCCTGGGCGAGGTCATCCGGCGCCTGAACTCGATGGTGCTGGACGGGCCGGCCTGCACGGCGCAGCGCCTGGACGTGCGCGAGTTCCTGCCCAAGGTCAAGGCCGACCTGGCCTACTTCGACCCGCCCTACGTGACCGAGTTCAGCGCCGCCAACTACAGCGCCAACTACCACGTCGTCGATGCCGTGATGGTGAAGGGCGAGGGTCGTACGCCCAACGCCGACAGCGTCACGCGGATGGAAAAGACCCAAGGGGACCTCACCAAGGCCAACATCGCGGCTTTCTTCCAGGAGGTCTTTGCCGCGGCCGAGCACATCCCGGACTGGATCCTCTCCTACCGCGACCACAGCTACCCCAGCGAAGCCGAGCTGCAGGAAGTCTTCGAGAAGGCCGGGCGCGAGTTCCGCCTGGAGACGAAGGATTTCTCCTACGGCAGTCTGGCCGGCAAGAACCGGGACAAGGATCCGGCCAAGGCCAAGGAGTACCTGTTCGTGGGGACGGCGAAGAAGGACGAAGCGGCCAAGCCGAGTAAGCCGGATCAGCCCAAGGAGGACGACGTGAAGGACAAAGAGCCCGTGGACGCCGCGGCCATTGCCGCGATGGCGGCCGCTGCTGCTGACAGGACGCGCATGACGGCGCGCCTGGTCGCCGGCCGGGTGGTGGCCGTGGCGGAGGCAAAGTCCGAGGGCGGCGAGGACCATGAGATCGCCTTCGTGCTTTGCCACGCCGGCACGAACCGGAATGGCGATCACTTCACGGTGGACGAGCTGAAGGCGGCTGCACCCAGTGCAGCCGGCGTCAAGATCAACTTGAAGCACGGCCAGAAGGCCCAGGACATCGTGGGCAAGACGGAGACGGCGGCCTTCGACGACGCCGAGGGCGGGCGCGTCCTCTGCGCGGGAAAACTCTTCACGGGCTCCGACGAGCTGGCGGCCAAGGCCCGGAAGCTCATCCACGAGGACCTGATCACCAAGGTCTCGATGGAGTGCTCGTACGCCAAGGGCGAATGCTCCATCTGCGGCCACACGCACGTGGCCGTGGCGGACCGCTGCGAGCACCTGAAAAAGTCCAAGGGCCAGCAGCTGGACGGCAAGGACGTCTACGAGATCCTCCATGGCGTGACCTTCACGGGCGCCGGTCTACTGGAGGGCTACGAGCCCGCCGACCCCAAGGCCGACATCACGTCGATGGCCCATGAGCCGGACGGCCTGATGCGCGCCGTGTCCTACGGTGGCGACGTCGGCAGCTCCAAGCCCGAGACCGTGCGTCAGGTGCTGATCCAGCAGGAGATCCGGGACGATCTCTGGCGCGCCTGGGATGCCTTCCACATCGTCACCAACACGCTGGTCGACCAGTTCGCGGCGGAAGCTGTCACGCTGGAGGACACCAGCACGAAGATCCGCCAGGCCGCCAGCGACACGGCGGATCGCGTGATCCAGATCCTGACCACCATCAGCAAGGAGACGGGCAACATGGACCCGAACAAGGACCAGCAGGCCTCCCAGAAGGCCCTGAAGGACATGACTCACGAGGAACTCCTCAAGCACGCCGAGGAGCTGGCAGGCGTGAACACGGACCTGACGGTCAAGGTCCAGGCAGCCGAGGACGAGAAGGCCAAGAGTGCGGCCACCAAGGCGGCCGAGGCCCTGGTCGTCCTGATGGAGAAGAAGGGCCGCGCCTTTGCCGACGATGCCGCGCGGAAGGCCGAGGTCGAGCGCCTGGCCGGCCTGTCCGACGAGGCGCGCAAGGCCATCGAGGACACCTGGAGCGCGCTGCCTGACAAGTCAGGCGCGCCCGACAAGGCAGCGCCCACCGAGGAGGAGGCCGCGGCCGCCGCCGGGGGGAGTGCCGCCGCCGCCGCCCAGGGGCAGCTGCGCGCCAATGCCAGCACCACGCCGGCCACGGAGGGCGACCCCGCACCCAAGGGCCTGAAGGACAAGCTCACGGATGGCTTCCAGGCCATCTACGCCGAGCGGCTGGCCAGCGAGCGCGGCGAGATCAGCGAGTAG